The following DNA comes from Microcella sp..
CTCATCTCCGACTCCGAGTTAGCAGGTGCATGACTTCCGTTGATGAAGCGCCGCGATGGTGGTCAGCGACAGCCACTTGGCGCCTCTTGTCTTGCCCCGCCTCCGCCTCGCCTACTGCGGCTCCGGCAAAGCCGCCCGAGCACAGCGCAAGCAACGCTGGCGCGGTGGCGCACCTCGCGTTGCAAGCCTGGGCTGAAGCAGGAGAGTGGTCGTTTCCAGACCCAGGAGGGCGACTGCAGGAACGCTTTGACGAAGTCGCGGAAGTGCACGGTGCGGAGCCGGCGCGCATGCCCCAGGCAATCATCACGCGGGCACGCCTGAAGTCCAGGGGGAAGGAACTTGCAGCGATACTCGGCCGCGCGAGTGAGCGTACGGGGCTCCTGAGTGAACTGATGCTTGTCGACGACCAGGAGCATCTATTCGGCATCGTTGACCTAGTAGCTCCCGGCCCCGGCGGACTCATCGTCGATCTCAAGACTGGACGCGACGCCTCTGTGCTGTCATCGCCAGCGATAGAGCACCAGATGAGGTTCTACGCGCACCTCTTCCAGGCGACCTACGGCTCGCTTCCGCAAAGTGCGATCGTGTTCAGCCTCCAGAGCGGACCCGTAGAGATCGGTGTGACCCCCTCAGCAACTGCCGAGCTCCTCAGCGACATCCGAACCGCGAGGCTGTTGGCTGGCATCACCGCCCGCCCTGATGCAGCCACGTGCCGATTCTGCCCGAAACGCATGATCTGCCAGCCGCATTGGGAAGCCCTCTCCACCTGGGATCACGCTGACGCGATCGAAGGCAGAATTGTCAGCATCGAGCACTCGACTTCGGGAACCGTTGCACTGCTTGTCGGCAGCGATTGGCTTACGGGAATACCCGCAGGCCTCCTTCCGGAGGGCGCCACGCCCGGTCAGTTCGTCCGCGCCGTCCGAATCCGGCGGCGTAGAGACAGCCCATTAGGGGACTGGTGCGCCACCAGCAGCACACGCCTCCACATCGCGCCTGCGTAACGGCTAACCTTTCAGTTCAAGCGTTGAGCGCCACAACGCCGTCGCGAATGCCTGATTTCCCAAGTCGGGCATCACGCGTATGCCAGGAGAAAAGTGAGTCCAGGAGTCCATCGACTCCCCTGGCCGAGCATCCAATGGCCGGACGCGCTGGTGGCTAGCTCGCCACGAGGTCGAAGCGGTCGGCGTTCATGACCTTGGTCCAGGCGGCGACGAAGTCGTGCACGAACTTCTCGCGACTGTCGTCTTGCGCGTAGACCTCGGCGTATGAGCGCAGAATCGAGTTCGATCCGAACACGAGGTCGGCGCGGGTGGCCGTGTAGCGCACCTGGCCGGTCGTGCGGTCGCGCAGGTTGTAGGCGTTGAAGCCGGCCGGCTCCCACACGTAGCCCAGGTCGGTCAGCGTCACGAAGAAGTCGTTCGTCAGCGCGCCGACGGTGTCGGTGAAGACGCCGTGGCTAGTGCCACCGAAGTTCGTGCCGAGCACGCGCATGCCGCCGATGAGGCAGGTCATTTCGACCGCCGTCAGGTTCATGAGGCTGGCGCGGTCGAGCATGAGCTCTTCGGCCGGCACCGTGTAGTCCTTCTTCACGTAGTTGCGGAACGCGTCGTGAATCGGCTCGAGCGGAGCAAACGAGTCGACGTCGGTCCACTCTTGCGTCGCGTCACCGCGTCCCGGGTGGAACGGGATGCTCACCTCGACGCCCGCCTTGCGCGCAGCATCCTCGACCGCCAGATTGCCGCCCAGCACGATCAGGTCAGCCACGCTGACGCCAGTCTCGGCCGACAGCGCCTCGTAGACGGCGAGCACGCGGTGCAGGCGCTCCGGCTCGTTGCCGTGCCAGTCGCGCTGCGGGGCCAGACGAATGCGGGCACCGTTCGCTCCGCCGCGCTTGTCGGAATCACGGTAGGTGCGCGCCGAATCCCACGCGGTGGTCACCAGGTCAGTCATCGACAGACCGCTGTTCAGGATGCTCGCCGCGACCGCCGCCACGTCGTAGTCAGCCTTGCCGGCGGGCACGGGGTCTTGCCAGATGAGGTCTTCGGTCGGCGCGAGCGGCCCGACGTAGCGGTTGCGCGGCCCCATGTCGCGGTGGGTCAGCTTGAACCAGGCGCGCGCAAAGACCTCGCTGAAGTACTCGGGGTCGTTGTAGAAGCGCTCAGAGATCTCGCGGTAGATCGGGTCTTTGATCATCGCCATGTCGGCATCGGTCATGATCGGGTTTTGACGCGCCGTGCCTTCGACATCGAAGGGCTTGTCGTCATCGGCGATCGCCACCGGCTCCCACTGCGGTGCGCCGGCCGGGCTCGTGCGCAGCTCCCACTCGTGGCTGAAGAGCATCGTGAAGTAGCCGTTGTCCCACTGGGTCGGGTGGGTCGTCCAGGCGCCTTCGATGCCGCTCGTCATGGTGTCTTTGCCGATGCCGCGGCTCACGTGGTTGTTCCAGCCGAGGCCCTGCTCGGTGATGTCGGCGCCCTCGGGCTCGGCGCTCAGCACCTCGGCGGTGCCGTTGCCGTGCGTGCGGCCGACGGTGTGACCACCCGCGGTCAGCGCGACGGTCTCTTCGTCGTTCATGGCCATGCGCGCGAAGGTCTCGCGCACGTGGGCGGCGGTCTTGAGCGGGTCGGGCACGCCGTTGACTCCGGTGGGGTTCACGTAGATGAGGCCCATCTGCACGGCGGCGAGCGGGTTCTCCATCGTGCTCGGGTCATCGACGCTGCCGTAGCGCTCGTCGCTCGGCGCCAGCCACTCTTGCTCGCTGCCCCAGTAGGTGTCTTTCTCGGGATGCCACAGGTCTTCGCGACCGAAGGCGAAGCCGAAGACCTTGTGGCCCATCGACTCGTACGAGAGCGTGCCGGCGAGAATCATGAGGTCGGCCCAGCTGATGCGGTTGCCGTACTTCTTCTTGATCGGCCAGAGCAGGCGACGCGCCTTGTCGAGGTTCGCGTTGTCGGGCCACGAGTTGAGCGGAGCGAAGCGCTGCGTGCCTGACCCGCCACCACCGCGGCCGTCGGCGATGCGGTACGTGCCCGCGGAGTGCCAGGCCATGCGGATCATGAGCCCGCCGTAGTGGCCCCAGTCGGCCGGCCACCAGTCTTGGCTCGTGACGAGCAACTCTTTGACGTCTTTGACTAGTGCGTCGACGTCGAGCTTCTTCAGCTCTTCGCGGTAGTTGAAGTCAGCCCCGAGCGGGTTCGTCTTGGTGTCGTGCTGAGCGAGGATGTCGAGGTTGAGCCCCTTCGGCCACCACTCTTTGACCGAACCGTCTTTCGACGTGTGGGCTCCGTGCACAACGGGGCAGGTTCCGGCAGTGGCGACGTCAGTCATGTGGTCCTCTTTCTCTTGCCCCAGCGGGAACACCCCGCGGTTCAGTGGGGTGGGTGTGCCGGGGGTGAAACGCTCTCGTCCAGGCTAGTTCCAGAGCGCTGACACGGGCGCGCCATATAGCCGATCGGCATAGCGATAACCCGTCTCGGAGGTGTTGAGTACGATGCCGGCGACAAACTTCGAGCCGAGAGCGTCGCGCATTCGGGCGAGCCCCGTGAACTGTCGGGCAGTGAACGAGCTCGCCGACTTCACTTCGATGCCGATCACGCTGCCGTCGTTGAGCTCGATGACGATGTCGACCTCGCCGCCGTCGCGGTCGCGCCAATGAAAGATGTCGTACGGCCGCGCCGACCACGTGCGCTGCTTCAAAAATTCGGCGGCCACGAACGCTTCGAGGAAGGCACCGAACGCCTCACCGTACTCCAGTCGGCCGAGTTGGTCTGGGGTTACCCGTGCGAGCCAGAGGGCGAGCCCCGAATCGGCAATGAAGGTCTTCGGTCGACCGATCTCGCGTTTGGCGAGGTTGGGCGTCCACGGCGGAAGGCTCGCGACCAGACCGACGTCATGTACGAGGTCGAGGTAGCCCGTGATGGTGGTTGCTGGCACCGTAGTCTCACTGGCCAACGTCGCCTTGACGAGTTCTGCTGATTGTCGCCCCGCTAGCGTGCGCAACACTGCCATCGACCGGGCAGGCCGCACTTCGCGCTTGAGCTCTGACATGTCTCGCTCGACGACACCTCGAACGTAACCCTCAAACCACGCTGTACGCACGCGAGGTGTTGCGGCGTAAATCTCGGGGTAGGAGCCAGCCGCAAGCAGGGCTGCGTAACCGGTGCGGGTGTAGTGAGACTCGGCGCTCGTGATGGTCTCGATTCCGTCGATCACCGTGCTGACGAAGTCATCCGCAGTGCCCATGATTTCGCCGCGGCTCAGGCCATGCAGGTTCATCCGACCCACGCGACCCGCCAGGCTGTCGACCGTGCCCCGCACCCGAAGCAGACTTGCTGATCCCGTGAGAATGAACCGCCCCGGTCTACGGTCTCGGTCGATCGACGCCTTGATCGCGAGCGTCAGTGATGGCATCCGCTGGATCTCGTCGATGACCTGCTGACGCTCGCCGCTTTCGGCGATGAACCCGGCGGGGTCAGCGATGGCCGCTGCCCTGACTTGCTCATCATCGAGTGTTCGGATCAGTGCGTCTGGCTGGGCGATCTCCTGCGCGAGGGTGCTCTTGCCGACTTGGCGTGCCCCTTCGATCACGATGCCGGGGAAATGCTCGAGGTACTCTCTCGCGACGGGGGCCGCGTGTCGTGGGAGAAAGTCCGTCACCCCGCGAGAGTATCGCAAACTCGTAGATTCGCGACACCGAATCCGTACATTTGCGGAGCCCAATTCGTAGATTCGCGGTAGCCGCCCACAAGAGTCTCATGCTGACGAGAGAGAGAGAGAGAAGTGGTGGCTCCGACGGGCGTCGATCCCGTGACCTCACGATTTTCAGTCGTGCGCTCTACCAACTGAGCTACAGAGCCAGAAGGCCTGGAGGCCCTCTTACGGAACAAGCCCCCTCCGAAGAGAGGGCTCATCGCCGTGGCGACCCTGACCGGACTTGAACCGGCGACCTCCGCCGTGACAGGGCGGCGCGCTAACCAACTGCGCTACAGGGCCAAACATATTCAGTTGTAAGCGGTGCGCTGCTGGTGACCCCAACGGGATTCGAACCCGTGCTGCCGCCGTGAAAGGGCGGTGTCCTAGGCCACTAAACGATGGGGCCAGGTGGCGCGAGCCGCAGAGCAACCGAGGCACAAGCATACGGGTCGGGTGCGCAGTTTGCCAAACTGCGCGGCGGCCGCCGGTCGAGTGCGTTCGGCGACGAACCGGATGACCTCCCGCTCGAACGTCTGCCCGCGGGTTAGCGTCGCCGCAGGGGTGTGCGCTCGAAACTCAGGCTGCGCCCTCTGCGGCGTGCGGTGCGAGGCCTGGCCGAACGCGGCATCCGTTGATACTGTTTTCAATGGTGCGGGTGTGACAGTTGCGACATAACGCGTTTCGACTGGAGCAGCGCACCGGAATCGGATAGGCACGATGCAGTCACACGCACGCTGGGGGAGCGGAACGATGACGACGGCGACGCCGGCAACGGCGAGCACGGCGGGGGATGCTGCGGCACGTCCGCGCCGTCGTCGCGCCAGTGCGTTCACCGCTGCGATCGCGGCGCTCGCTCTGCTCGTGACGGGTTCAGTCACCGCCGCAGAGCAGCCCGCCTATGCCGTCGACTACCCGTCGTGGAACGACGTGCTCGAGGCGCGGCGCGATGTGGCGGCGGCGCAAGCGAAGATCCGCGAGATTCGTGCGGCCATCGCCGCGATCGCAGCCGAAGTCGAGCGCACGCAGGCCATCGCCGAAGAGGCGGGCAACCTTTACTACGAAGCGCAACTGGCCTTCGACGAGGCCGCCTACAACGCCGAGCAGCTGCAACTGCAGGCCGACGAGGCGCAGGCGCGCGCCGACGAGTCGCGCCAGCGCGCCGGCCAGTTCGTCGCCGAGCTCGCGCGTTCGGGCGGCAGCGACATCTCGGCGGCCCTCTTCAGCAATCCCGGCCAGGCTGACTCGCTGCTCTCGAGGCTCGGTTTCGCGAGCAAGATCACCGAGCAGGCCGACGGCATCTACGCCGCGGCGTTGCAAGACCAGAATGCCGCGCAGTCGCTCACCGACCAGGCGAACGTCGCCAAAGAGATTCGTGACCAGCTGCGCATCGAGGCCGAGGCCGCCTATGCGGCAGCGCAGGCCGCGGCCGAAGAGGCGCAGGCCGCCTTGGTCGCTCAACAGGAGAACCAGGCTCGACTTGAAGCCCAGTTGGCGGTGCTCGTCGAGAATCGTGCCGCCACCGAGGCCGACTACGCCGCCGGGGTTGCCGCGCGCCAGGCCGAATCAGGTGGTGGCAGCTTCAGCACCGGTCAGGTGGCGAACGGCTGGACGGTGCCGGTCAGCGGCTGGATCTCGTCGCACTACGGCAACCGCGTGCACCCCATCAGCGGCACGGTGCGATTCCACGCGGGCACCGACATCGCCGCACCCTGCGGCCGCGTGATGTACGCCGCGGCGGGTGGCACCGTCGAATACGCCGGATGGAACGGCGGCTACGGCTACTACGTGCGCATCAACCACGGCGACGGCATCACCACCGCATACGGGCACATTCAGAGCGGCGGCATTCTGGTGAGCATGGGCCAGTCGGTCGCCGTGGGGCAGAGCATCGCCCGCGTCGGAACGACCGGCAGTTCGAACGGCTGCCACCTGCACTTCGAAGTGCGGCAGAGCGGATCGCCCACCAACCCCGTGCCCTACTTGCGCAACAAAGGGCTCTCGATTGGGTAGCCGACTCTGATGCGTCGCCTCGGGCGTCGCGGCATCGGAGTCGTCGCCCTGGTGACGGCTCTGGTTCTC
Coding sequences within:
- a CDS encoding ATP-binding protein, whose product is MTDFLPRHAAPVAREYLEHFPGIVIEGARQVGKSTLAQEIAQPDALIRTLDDEQVRAAAIADPAGFIAESGERQQVIDEIQRMPSLTLAIKASIDRDRRPGRFILTGSASLLRVRGTVDSLAGRVGRMNLHGLSRGEIMGTADDFVSTVIDGIETITSAESHYTRTGYAALLAAGSYPEIYAATPRVRTAWFEGYVRGVVERDMSELKREVRPARSMAVLRTLAGRQSAELVKATLASETTVPATTITGYLDLVHDVGLVASLPPWTPNLAKREIGRPKTFIADSGLALWLARVTPDQLGRLEYGEAFGAFLEAFVAAEFLKQRTWSARPYDIFHWRDRDGGEVDIVIELNDGSVIGIEVKSASSFTARQFTGLARMRDALGSKFVAGIVLNTSETGYRYADRLYGAPVSALWN
- the katG gene encoding catalase/peroxidase HPI — translated: MTDVATAGTCPVVHGAHTSKDGSVKEWWPKGLNLDILAQHDTKTNPLGADFNYREELKKLDVDALVKDVKELLVTSQDWWPADWGHYGGLMIRMAWHSAGTYRIADGRGGGGSGTQRFAPLNSWPDNANLDKARRLLWPIKKKYGNRISWADLMILAGTLSYESMGHKVFGFAFGREDLWHPEKDTYWGSEQEWLAPSDERYGSVDDPSTMENPLAAVQMGLIYVNPTGVNGVPDPLKTAAHVRETFARMAMNDEETVALTAGGHTVGRTHGNGTAEVLSAEPEGADITEQGLGWNNHVSRGIGKDTMTSGIEGAWTTHPTQWDNGYFTMLFSHEWELRTSPAGAPQWEPVAIADDDKPFDVEGTARQNPIMTDADMAMIKDPIYREISERFYNDPEYFSEVFARAWFKLTHRDMGPRNRYVGPLAPTEDLIWQDPVPAGKADYDVAAVAASILNSGLSMTDLVTTAWDSARTYRDSDKRGGANGARIRLAPQRDWHGNEPERLHRVLAVYEALSAETGVSVADLIVLGGNLAVEDAARKAGVEVSIPFHPGRGDATQEWTDVDSFAPLEPIHDAFRNYVKKDYTVPAEELMLDRASLMNLTAVEMTCLIGGMRVLGTNFGGTSHGVFTDTVGALTNDFFVTLTDLGYVWEPAGFNAYNLRDRTTGQVRYTATRADLVFGSNSILRSYAEVYAQDDSREKFVHDFVAAWTKVMNADRFDLVAS
- a CDS encoding peptidoglycan DD-metalloendopeptidase family protein, whose translation is MTTATPATASTAGDAAARPRRRRASAFTAAIAALALLVTGSVTAAEQPAYAVDYPSWNDVLEARRDVAAAQAKIREIRAAIAAIAAEVERTQAIAEEAGNLYYEAQLAFDEAAYNAEQLQLQADEAQARADESRQRAGQFVAELARSGGSDISAALFSNPGQADSLLSRLGFASKITEQADGIYAAALQDQNAAQSLTDQANVAKEIRDQLRIEAEAAYAAAQAAAEEAQAALVAQQENQARLEAQLAVLVENRAATEADYAAGVAARQAESGGGSFSTGQVANGWTVPVSGWISSHYGNRVHPISGTVRFHAGTDIAAPCGRVMYAAAGGTVEYAGWNGGYGYYVRINHGDGITTAYGHIQSGGILVSMGQSVAVGQSIARVGTTGSSNGCHLHFEVRQSGSPTNPVPYLRNKGLSIG
- a CDS encoding PD-(D/E)XK nuclease family protein yields the protein MTSVDEAPRWWSATATWRLLSCPASASPTAAPAKPPEHSASNAGAVAHLALQAWAEAGEWSFPDPGGRLQERFDEVAEVHGAEPARMPQAIITRARLKSRGKELAAILGRASERTGLLSELMLVDDQEHLFGIVDLVAPGPGGLIVDLKTGRDASVLSSPAIEHQMRFYAHLFQATYGSLPQSAIVFSLQSGPVEIGVTPSATAELLSDIRTARLLAGITARPDAATCRFCPKRMICQPHWEALSTWDHADAIEGRIVSIEHSTSGTVALLVGSDWLTGIPAGLLPEGATPGQFVRAVRIRRRRDSPLGDWCATSSTRLHIAPA